Within the Miscanthus floridulus cultivar M001 chromosome 2, ASM1932011v1, whole genome shotgun sequence genome, the region tcaaaaaaaatcaaagcgacttgtaATTTAGAACGGAGTGGTAGAAATGATTGCCTAACATCACGTTACCAGGGATCGTTTTGTTTTTTTTGGGTTACGGTGAGGGGGTTGGGGTGGTGGGGAGTCATAAGGGTGGCTGGGCCATGGTCACAATACTGAATTCTTGCATCTCATGCGCCTCTTAAAAATATGCGTTTGCTCAGGTTCAACTCTAAAAACAATTGCATGTGCTTCGGTCTTACTTTGTTTTCAAATCTTCTCTAATCTCTATGCTTTGTTGTCAGAATCAAATCATTGCACCATAACCACAAGTCCACAACGCCGTTTCAGCCAGCCCCATCAAACACGTCATAGTATCGCCGTTCAAATCTGCTGGCTGATGGGGTTGTTCTTCTCCCGCGCCTCCACCGCGGAGGAGGTCAGCGCCGGCGTCGATGGCCACGGCCTGGTCGCCATCATCACAGGTATTCCATACGGCTCGTATGGGCACGCACACCGTCACTCGTCAGAAAAATACTCCTCCGATCCTTCGGTTGAGACTGTCTCTGAGTCTGAGCTAGCTTGTGGAACTACTACGGTGCAGGGGCGTCCAGTGGCATCGGGCTGGAGACGGCGCGGGTCATGGCGCTGCGCGGCGTTCACATCATCATGGCCGTCCGCAATGTTTCCGCCGGGCTCGCGGCCAAGGAGGACATCGTGGCCAAGGTCCCGGGAGCGAGAGTCAACGTGCTGGAGCTGGACCTCAGCTCTATGGCGTCGGTGAGGAGATTCGCCGCCGAGTTCGAGTCTCTGAACCTGCCCCTCAACATTCTCATGTAAGATAAGAACGGTACTTCTACTGAAATTGCTCCACTGATTCCGCTCAAGGGAAGAAAAGAAATGATGCTATTGCTTCTTTCCGGCAGCAACAACGCTGGGGTGATAACCAAGGATTCCACGGCTTCCCACTACGGCCTCGAATTGCATTTTGCGACTGACATCGGTGTGTCCTCTTAGTCTTATCTATCTATGCAAATCGTTTCCTGATTTACTTTTGGTTGCATCTGTTGCTTACCGGAAGTTTGAAGATCCGGAGCGTGCTCTGTTTTTCTGAGTTATCATATCAGACTGACTCTAAGAATGCGGTAGCATTTGGACTTGGATGGCAGGGCATTTTCTTCTAACAAACCTCTTGTTAGAGAACATGAAGAGGACCTGCAAGGAAGGCGGTGTCGAGGGAAGGATTGTCAACGTGTCTTCTTTGGCACATCACCTAAGCTACCCTAGAGGAATCTGTTTCAGCAAAATATGCAATCCTTCTGGGTAATCTCTAGTTATGACAACATGGATTATCCTGCGAAATTGGCTATACTTGATAATGTTGATTCGTGAATAACACAAGTTCTTGTTTGGGCTGTACACAGTTCCAACACTTTCAAAGGCTTCATGGCTTACTGTCAGTCCAAGCTTGCCAACATTCTTCATTCCAGTGAGCTGTCCCGAATTCTCAAGGTATCCTAGTTCTCTGCCACTGTAAGAAATTTACTGCATAGTAGCACGAGATTAATGTGTGAACTAGATTAATGATAGAACGAAGGAACAATTTCCATGGACAGGATGGAGGAATAAATATTTCAGCTAATGCAGTTCATCCTGGTGTCATTGTGACCAAGAATTCCAAGAACATGCCTATCGTCCATGGTATTTTCTCAAATCTTCAGAACAATCCCAAAAGCGTCTCTAATCCAATCAACATGCTTACATGCATGTACTAGGAGCTCTTGTGGGAACTTTAACCCTTTTGTTTTCTGCTACTGTTACAGCTCTAATGGTCTCCTTTGGCAGAATCTTCGGTAGAAGCATAGATCAGGTAGGATTTCACCTCATCTTTTTTACTATTTGCTTAGCTTGTTTGTCGAAGCAACATGGACTGAATTATGCTCTGTATTGCTTTTTGTTTTATCGGTATAAAGGGTGCTGCAACGACATGCTATGTGGCAATGCAACCTCAGGTTAAGGGAATAAGCGGGAAGTTCTTTGACAACTGTAACATAGCAAAACCAAGCTCCCAAGCTTCTGACGCTGAGTTGGCCAAGAAACTCTGGCAATTCAGCTTGCAAACAGTGTCCTCTTGATCAAGTACCCCCTCCTGTTACAAAGTATACAGAAACATTAAAAATTGTATCCAAATATAAGAGAGTTTAGGAGACAAAAGAATAATTTTACATTAAATAGTCATTAAAATTTGCCAAGTATTGTACTGTTACATGTAATTTTTCAACCAATCCCCTTTAATCACGAGTATGATATACAGAAACATTAAAAATTATATCCAAATATAAGAGAGTTTAGGAGACAAAAGAATAATTTTACATTAAATAGTCACAGAAATTTGGCAAGTATCGTATTGTTACATGTAATTTTTGAACCAATCCCCTTTAATCACGAGTATGATAGTCTCTGATTAGAAAATGAAGTGAGGACACATCTTTTACATTCTCTCTTCATTTATTCTAAAATCTCTAGAATACACTATACTAGCGAGATGACCCGCGCAAATAGCATGGCCAGCTAAGTTTTTCTCATTATATATTTGGCTTAAATCATATTTGTCGTCAATATATTTCTTGGCTTAAATCTATTATCGTCTCTATCTCCTCTTCCTTGTGAAttcaagtttagcatttattttttctttaaTAAGCTTCAACTAATGTCGAGGCTATCACAAATTGTTTAACTTCTTGACTATCTTACGATTTAAAGTtcatatttatttagtttgttgTATTTTTTTAATCCTATTGGTTTGTCTCTCGTAATGATCGAGGACGATACATATTCTTATTTTCTTATGTGCTTATTTATGAGTAATTGTAATTTCTTATTTTTAAGACCTAACCTTTTCTACTccctcaattccaaattataagtggtTCTGGCTTTTCTACATGCATAGATTTAATTTGCTATCTAGATATACACAGTCTAAATATGTAGATTTACCTATATATCTAGAGAAAAGccagaacgacttataatttggtacGGAGAGAGTATTATCTAATTTTAATGAAtagtttaaaaaaattaaatactATATTTTAGTCAGAATTTAGCTCCAGTACGTCTAGCCTAGCCTTTGATCAACCCTACATGCTAGTCTAATGCAATTGTCCCATACGAAGGGGcaatattttgatttttttaatcgTCATTATCCATGTCTCATTTCCTTCCAAATTAAATGTTGTCCAATCTTGATCCCCCTATGGCCTTCGATGCTGTTCATCCACTACTAAGGAAAAGCTTTTGCGAGGCGTTTGGAAGAGTGTCTCGGAAGCGGGCAGGCAtttcaaccgcctcggttaatgtctGGATTAACTGAGACGGTCATTTTATATTAATCGAGACGGTTACTAAAATATATTAATCGAGGCGGGCTTTATAAGAGGCCTGCCTGGGAAAATCATGTCATTTTCCCAGGAGGGCCTCGGTTAATATGGCCAAACCCACTCTGATTTAGAAAAACCCATCTCGGCCCGCTTTATCCCTCAGAGTATATATATGGCACTCTAGGGTTTCACTCGCTCTAACGTTTCCTCTACCCCCCAACTGGACCGAGCGGCGCCCCTCACGAGCCCGCCCCACTCCCTCCCTTTCTCGGTCCCTCCGTCTAGCGACGCGACTCACGAGTAGCGCCCCTCACGAGCCCGCCCCACCTCTCTTCCCCTCCCGCCCCacctctcccctcccctcccctcccatcCCATCTCGGCGGTGCGAGCTCCACCCCTCCCCTCTGGGTGGCCCTTGCCGAGCTCCCAGCGGCGCCCCACCTCGGCTCGCGCGCGAGCGGAGGCAGGCGGCCCGATGCGGGCACCTCCACCACGGTGCCCCACAGCGGTGTCGGgcaccttcaccatggcgggccGTGCTCCCTACCTCTGGATCCGGTGGCGGCGCTTCCCCTACGGCGAGATCCGGCGGCGGCGCTTCCCCTACGCCTCGGTTAAGGTcatgattaaccgtgacctttcgactaaccgcctcggttaagccTTTTTGCCCGTCATGGCTaagatttgtgtagtagtgatctTCGGTGGTTAGTTGATCAAGGGTCCTTGCAACGTGTCCAAAACGGGTTTGGCAGTTTTGGGCACATTTCACTTCACTTGGCAAACCCATGAATACATGTGTATTGATTTGACTTCATCTCACACCTTAGGATCAATCAGACATGCATCCCATGACTCATAGAGGTTGGGCTCATGCTTCCTTGTATGTGGGCAAAAGGGGAGCCCCATTGGGCTAAGCCCATATGATCGACCGACCCCTTACGTGTCTTGCTCTCACCCATCTTTTGCACATTTGTCCCTACATTCACATATTCATCAAAACTTGTAGAAATGATTAGAAACCCTATTAAAATGGTGATGATTTGCCATTTTTcataaacatgttgacaattggaACTTGCCAACTCCAAGAATACCAAAAAGAGGAAGAAGACCCGACACTCCGGCTCCAAATTCAGCAATATTGGTGGTAGAAGCCAAGGTAAAATTAAATCGACTACCAATACAACCTGCAAAATACATGGGTCGGATAATCAGCACCGTTGGACTGCCTAGTCAATGCAACTACGTAGTTTTTGTGCCAAGTGCTAGCTAATGCCATTATTTGTTCGCCGCTCACCAAGACAGTGTGCCTGATCATCCATCCCATTATACTGCAAAAACTTAACCTTCAACCAACGTCCGGCGATTGTCTGACGCACACAGCACTGCCACCGCCGAATCGCCCGACTAGTTGAATTGCACAGTGCCACACATACTGATACTTAGTCATATAGGATTTCAATTGTTCGGCATCACTTCAAATCCCACCACCAGACCATCTGGATAATACTTAGGAATAGTACCACCATCAAAGGGCTCTGCAAGTCAGCAGCTCTGTCTGTTCGGCCTGTTCATATTCTAGACATGCAAAGGTCCAACCTATGCAATTTTCTTGCTTTGACTCCAATTTCTTTGTCCATACTCAgatttaagtcaaacttttttccTTTGGTTCCTTTCTGCATGAACTAGCCTTCTGAACTATTTGATTACCAAGTGTGCATCTCTAATTAAGCTAAGATAACTAAAAGTTCAGACTACTAAGTCTccttcccctcttaatagtacagtcaAAGACTAGAAATTAGCAAAACCTATCTAAGTATCCTTCATCTCCTTTGTGATACTTGGCTCTAGAAAGATCATTAGCCATCAATCCAAGTCCTTGACCGCCTAGTAAAATTGGGGATCACATTTATCTTGTGTATTGTGATCTTACTTTGAAATTATTCCTTAAAAAACAAACGCTGGCATGGTTGTCATTAACCACTGAAAATTACCGCTTATCTTTTGGGGCCTATATGCTTATGAGTGAAAGAGTCATTTGCTATTTTTTCCCCTTTGGGGCCTAGATGCTTATGAGTGAAGGAGTGATTTGCTATTTTTTTCCTTGTGGTCTTTGTCGTCTTCCCCCCACCCCGGCTTCCCTCTTCGTCTCCGACAATACATCCTTAACCCACATACACCTTCTCCATCCACGGTGACTTTGTTTGTTGAGTCTCCGTTACCTCCGCTAGCCACTCCAACCACCATGCCAGCTACCACCACCTATTTGTCCTTCTCTGCCACACGACTGCCACACTGTAGATGCCCCAAATATACCTTAACCCAAAACTTAGGATTGTTTGGATCACATAGCACTAGAGTTTAGTTGGACTAAAACTTAAGTCACCTAAAGTTTAGTTAGGTGGTAGATATTAACTAAACTTTAGGTAAGTCATGCTTAGGTAGAGTACACTACAATTTTCGCatgggagagaggagagagaaagggACAGGTGGAAGGGCATTTGTATCTTTTCATGTTGTATGTCAGGTTTTAGTCTGATTTAGCTCATATTTGCCAACTAATGAACTACTTCCTCTGTTCTAACATTCAAGAGATCCAAGTTTGTCACAAGTCAAATTATTATGAAAAGTTTGACCATATTTCACTACACCACAACCCAAAATTAGCGTCGGTTGGGGGACGTTAAAAGTTTCGATTTAACATCGGAAGGTCGGACGTTAAAGATCGGTAACGGACGGTATGTCGTTATATCTcgttttttaccacagcctatcCGACGTTAATTCTATTTAACTTTAACGTCGGATGGTCCGACGTTATATATTACTTTTAGCGACCCACCGTCCGTTGCAACGAATTGGCTGCCCTAGCGCGGAGTATATTGGCCCAATTCCCGCCCAAATTTTATGTGACCCACATTGTCAGAAAAAAATTGGAGCCCGCCAATCCAGCCCGCCAACAGCCCATCCCCTACTAGCGCTCATCACCCTCgcctaaaaaaaaaacaaatccccAATCCCTCCGCATCGAGCGCGCAAGCCCCGGCCGCCGCCACTTCACATCGAGGGCTCGAGGTCGCGCCGCCCGCCGCCAAGCGCTACCCCATCCTGCGCCAatccgcccgcccgccgccgccagggCCCAGGCGCCcaccgcccgccgcgcccgccgcccgccgagCAGGAACGCCACGCACCACACGGACAGAAGCGCCGCGGGCTTGCTGCTTTGCGAAACAGAAGTGTCGCGCCGCTGCCGGCGCGAGCCACGTCCCTCAGCCCTCCGCCGCCACCGGCCGCCTGCCTGGCCtctaccgccgccgccgtcctcctgCCGGGCCTCTGCCGGCCGACTGCAGCCCTCCGGTCGGCCTCCCTCACCTCGGCTCCTCCATCCCGTCGGCGTCCACAGCTCAGGCCGGTGACCTCAGCGCAGTTCTTCCCGTCGGCGACCCCAACGACGCCGTGTCCAGGTGAGCACAGTCGGTGACCTCAGCTCACCCCTTCCTTAGCCCCAGTCCCTTCCCGGACAGCGCCCCAACCCCCTCCTGGTTCCTCCTCTTCTCGTGGAAAGTGCCCCCACCCCCTCCTGGTTCCTCCTCTCCCCATGTGTCCCACAACACTGCCAGATCTGCCGTGTTGATCTGTTGCTTAGCTGCTAATTCTTCATTCATTCCCAGTCTGCCGTGTTGATCtgttgcttatatatatatatctcttgtTTTGCCTAGATCGATCCATGATCTATTCTTGTGTTTATATTTTTAGAGTTTGTTTGGTCAGCTTCTGGTTCCCCCTAGTAAAGGTTGATAGATAAATCTTggattgatgatgatgctaggTAAATACAGTAACTTAATAGATATTGAAAGGGGTATACATAGGCTGAGTGGCTTTTTAACATAAACTTTCATGTAGGCATGGCAAGGCATATTTGCAGGGGGTGAACCGTTTCTTAGCTTTTGCATTTAGTAATGCAGCTGTTGGTAGCAAGATACTTTGTCCTTGTAGAAAGTGTTCCAACTCTTTCTAGTATGAGGCTAGTGAAGTCCGTGAACACTTAATATGTGATGGGTTTCTAAAAGGGTACAGAACATGGAATTTACATGGAGAACCCACCCCGTCTGTGAATCATGAGAACTGTGACATTGATGTTGATGGTGTTGAGGTTATGGATGAtcctgatgaagatgatgatatcTCTGGTTTGCTTAGGGACTTAGCAGGTGGCTTAGATGATAGAGGTGATTTTGAGGAAAATAGTCCTGATCTAGATCCTTGTGAGGGGCTAGTTGCTATTCAAAAGCTGGTTGAAGAGAATAGCAAGGATCTGTTCCCTACTTGCAAGAAATATACCCAACTCCGATTTCTTATTAGATTACTATACATCAAACTCCTTGGAGGATGGTTTGATAAATCTTTTAACCTGCTACTAGAACTATTCAATGATGCATTCCCAGATGGTTCAGCCGTAGCAAAAACCTTTCATGAAGCTAAGAAATTGGTGAAATCCATAGGAATTAGGTATACTAGTATTCATGCTTGTGAAAATGATTGCATTCTCTATTGGAAGGAGAACATAGATTTGAATTCATGTCCAAAGTGTAAGGTTTCACGGTGGAAATCAACAAGGAAGAGTCTAGACGGGAAACATGTATATAATGTTCCCAAGAAGGTTCTCCGCTACTTTTCAATAAAGAAGTGTCTCCAAAGGTTATTTCTGTCCTCTAAAACAGCAAGCCTGACGAGGTGGCATGATGAAGGCCGGAAAAAAGATGGTCTCCTAAGGCATCCTGCAGATTCCCCTCTATGGGAGGACTTCGATGAAAAGCATCCAACCTTCGCTGCGGATAGCCGCAATATCCGTCTTGCATTTGCCACCGATGGCTTCAATTCATTTAGAACCATGAATAATAGCTATAGCATTTGGAGGGATCAATTATGGAGTGGGCTAATTTCAATGGGTGCCTTACACTTTGTTCTCGCTATCTACATGGCATGGGACAGATTACCCGTCAACCTAGAATAGATGAAGATGACAGTACACCTCCTTTCTTCCGTAGCATTGATCAAGGCTTGGCTGGAAAATGCACATTTAGTTTA harbors:
- the LOC136536902 gene encoding short-chain dehydrogenase TIC 32, chloroplastic-like, coding for MGLFFSRASTAEEVSAGVDGHGLVAIITGASSGIGLETARVMALRGVHIIMAVRNVSAGLAAKEDIVAKVPGARVNVLELDLSSMASVRRFAAEFESLNLPLNILINNAGVITKDSTASHYGLELHFATDIGHFLLTNLLLENMKRTCKEGGVEGRIVNVSSLAHHLSYPRGICFSKICNPSGSNTFKGFMAYCQSKLANILHSSELSRILKDGGINISANAVHPGVIVTKNSKNMPIVHALMVSFGRIFGRSIDQGAATTCYVAMQPQVKGISGKFFDNCNIAKPSSQASDAELAKKLWQFSLQTVSS